From the Ciconia boyciana chromosome 6, ASM3463844v1, whole genome shotgun sequence genome, the window GGGGCTGCCCGCCAACGCCTTCACCCTCTGGCTGACGGGCTGGCGGCTGCGGTGCCGAGGACTGGCCACCTTCATCCTCAGCCTGGCCGCCTCCGACTTCCTCTTCCTTGCCAACTCGGTCCTGCAGATCTGGTCGGTGGCCCACGGTCACCAGTGGACGCTGGGCACCCACCTGTGCCGCCTCCACCAGTTTCTCTTCGGCTGGGGCTACTACAGCGGGCTCTTCTTGCTGGCGGCCATCAGCCTGGACCGTTGCTTGCTGGTGGCCGCCCCGCTCTGGTACCGGTGCCGGCGGCCTGCCCGTTTACCGGCGGCATTGTGCACGGGTGCCTGGCTGGTGGCGGGCGGTTGCAGCGTGCCGAACGCGGCGCTGTCGGCGGCGTCCGAACCGCTGCCCGGTTGGACGGTGTGCCGGAGCGAGAGGGGGAGCTGGGAGGTGCCGATGCGTTggctggaggtggtggtggaggggcTGCTGCCCTTCGGCGTGGTGGTGGCTTGCCACGGCACCGCCCTGGTGCTGGCCCGGTGCCGGCGCGGCCAAGGCGGCCGCCCGCCCAGCCGTTTCCAGTGCATCGTGGCGGCCACGCTGAGCGCCTACGTGGTGCTGCATCTGCCCTTCCAGGTGACCCAGCTGCTGCAcctggtgtccccagagccCATCGGCCACCTCCTCTacctgctggggctggcctTCAACCTCAGCAGCTGCCTCAACCCCTGCCTGTACCTGCTGCTCACCTCCCGCGCCTGCCACCACCTCGCCCGCCTGCCACGCCTGGCCCTCAGCGCTGTGTCACGTGCCACCGTCACCCCTCTGCCACCCACTGCCCTCAGCGCTGTGCCGCCCACCACCGtcaccccagtgccacccacTGCCCTCAGCCCCGTGTCACCCACTGCCATCGCCCCTGTGCCACCCGACGCCGtcaccccagtgccacccacTGCCCTCAGCCCCGTGTCACCCACTGCCATCGCCCCTGTGCCACCCGACGCCGTCACCCCTCTGCCACCCACTGCCCTCAGCCCCGTGTCACCCACTGCCATCACCTCTGTGCCACTCATCACCATCACCCCTGTGCCACCCGCTGCCATCACCCCCGTGCCACCCGCCACCGTCACTCCAGTGCCACCCGCTGCCCTCAGCCCCGTGTCACCCACTGCCATCGCCCCTGTGCCACCCGACGCCGTCACCCCTCTGCCACCCACTGCCATCGCCCCTGTGTCACCCACTGCCATCGCCCCCGTGCCGCCCGCCACCGtcaccccagtgccacccacTGCCCTCAGCCCCGTGTCACCCACTGCC encodes:
- the GPR152 gene encoding probable G-protein coupled receptor 152; its protein translation is MELSNATLPPTLSPLPPSTLLWDGQLLVACAALGLPANAFTLWLTGWRLRCRGLATFILSLAASDFLFLANSVLQIWSVAHGHQWTLGTHLCRLHQFLFGWGYYSGLFLLAAISLDRCLLVAAPLWYRCRRPARLPAALCTGAWLVAGGCSVPNAALSAASEPLPGWTVCRSERGSWEVPMRWLEVVVEGLLPFGVVVACHGTALVLARCRRGQGGRPPSRFQCIVAATLSAYVVLHLPFQVTQLLHLVSPEPIGHLLYLLGLAFNLSSCLNPCLYLLLTSRACHHLARLPRLALSAVSPTAITPVPPATVTPVPPTALSPVSPTAITSVPLTTITPVPPTAITPVPPATVTPLPPAAIAPVPPTAVPHPPPEGSPLAAP